In the Brassica napus cultivar Da-Ae chromosome A7, Da-Ae, whole genome shotgun sequence genome, one interval contains:
- the LOC106352509 gene encoding F-box protein At3g28330-like — MVFLPDDLCATILSRLPIKVFTSFKLVCKQWNSVIESQIFRDLFISQHQNTQSSSWSLIKGASNRTEFLAHYRCKTWGLERSLESYISSFISHKFENQRGKYRRGSVVAYSDAGFVLIDVSSYRYSGSTFEKRSLCVANPVSQECIEIDVPKAFENSGIFWPFGIATRTDNGVVISYKIVAYSSKSDVGYFVYSSETGLWSSLPYNFESCECNYTISLNGNLHWLSHSNDELVSMDFNATTMESGPFRYTAFPDLEKRVKFKRACTTYQGSLMYMNIVSQDNDDGSVDHKLCVWRLESWEWQLISEISTDLTETYFDYFPLRVDSLDATTAYFLSQKHQRLIAFNLRNGACLLRACLLHSGGPILRFLHHPNGSYFYSFVLPQWLYRLPRQHGEKSVDII; from the coding sequence ATGGTTTTCTTGCCAGATGATCTCTGTGCAACAATATTATCGAGACTACCGATAAAAGTCTTCACAAGTTTTAAACTGGTTTGCAAGCAATGGAACTCAGTCATTGAGTCTCAGATTTTCCGCGATCTTTTCATATCTCAACACCAAAACACTCAATCTTCTTCATGGTCGCTCATTAAAGGTGCATCTAATAGGACAGAGTTCTTGGCTCACTACAGATGCAAAACTTGGGGACTTGAACGGTCTCTAGAGTCTTACATCTCCTCTTTCATTAGCCACAAGTTCGAGAACCAGAGAGGAAAGTACCGACGAGGCAGCGTCGTGGCTTACAGCGATGCAGGGTTTGTTTTGATCGACGTATCGTCTTACAGATATTCTGGGTCGACTTTCGAGAAACGATCCTTGTGCGTGGCTAATCCAGTTTCACAGGAATGCATTGAAATCGATGTTCCTAAAGCGTTTGAAAATAGTGGAATTTTCTGGCCTTTTGGAATCGCCACGCGAACTGATAACGGCGTCGTTATAAGTTATAAAATTGTTGCATATTCATCTAAGAGCGATGTTGGGTACTTCGTATATTCATCTGAGACAGGTTTGTGGAGTTCTCTCCCTTATAATTTTGAGAGCTGTGAGTGTAACTATACAATTAGCTTGAACGGGAATCTTCACTGGCTATCCCACAGTAATGATGAACTTGTATCCATGGATTTCAACGCCACTACCATGGAATCTGGTCCGTTCCGTTACACAGCTTTCCCTGATTTAGAGAAACGTGTCAAATTCAAAAGAGCTTGCACAACTTATCAAGGAAGTCTCATGTATATGAACATAGTCTCCCAAGACAATGATGATGGAAGTGTAGACCATAAGTTATGTGTATGGCGGCTCGAGAGCTGGGAGTGGCAACTAATATCTGAAATCTCTACGGATTTGACTGAGACCTACTTCGATTATTTTCCGTTGAGAGTTGACTCTCTTGATGCTACAACTGCCTACTTTCTTAGCCAGAAGCACCAACGTCTTATAGCTTTTAACTTACGCAATGGTGCGTGTTTGCTCCGTGCGTGTTTGCTCCACAGCGGTGGGCCCATTCTGAGATTTCTTCACCACCCGAATGGATCTTATTTTTACTCATTCGTTCTCCCACAATGGCTGTATCGGTTACCCAGGCAGCACGGCGAGAAGAGTGTAGACATTATTTAA